The following coding sequences are from one Pseudonocardia sp. HH130630-07 window:
- a CDS encoding GntR family transcriptional regulator, producing the protein MGGRTLVRGDGTPLWQQLLTDLRRRLDDGEFARALPGEFALAAEYSVSRYTVREALRRMREDGAVVASRGRVSRPSAGAEIEQPLDEPYSLYVAVEAAGRTQRSVVRIFEVRADGVIAARMGLEESTPLVHLERLRLADAEPLAVDRVWLPHDLAGPLLDVDFSNTGLYPEYRRRCGIRVDGGNENIRAVFPSRGERELLGIDDGVAALSIERLGLAGDRPVEWRHTLVRGDRFSVTARFSSRTGYRVDLSEPV; encoded by the coding sequence ATGGGCGGGCGGACGCTGGTGCGCGGCGACGGGACGCCGCTGTGGCAGCAGCTGCTGACCGATCTGCGCCGCCGGCTCGACGACGGCGAGTTCGCCCGCGCGCTGCCCGGTGAGTTCGCGCTCGCGGCGGAGTACTCGGTGAGCCGCTACACCGTCCGCGAGGCGCTGCGCCGGATGCGGGAGGACGGCGCGGTCGTCGCCAGCCGCGGGCGGGTGTCGCGGCCGAGCGCCGGCGCCGAGATCGAACAGCCGCTGGACGAGCCGTACTCGCTCTACGTCGCGGTCGAGGCGGCCGGGCGGACCCAGCGCAGCGTCGTGCGCATCTTCGAGGTGCGGGCGGACGGGGTGATCGCCGCCCGGATGGGCCTGGAGGAGTCGACGCCGCTGGTGCACCTGGAGCGGCTGCGGCTCGCCGACGCCGAGCCGCTCGCCGTCGACCGGGTGTGGCTGCCGCACGACCTCGCGGGCCCGCTGCTCGATGTCGACTTCTCCAACACCGGTCTGTACCCGGAGTACCGGCGCCGCTGCGGGATCCGGGTCGACGGCGGCAACGAGAACATCCGGGCCGTGTTCCCCTCCCGCGGCGAGCGCGAGCTGCTGGGGATCGACGACGGCGTCGCCGCGCTGTCCATCGAGCGGCTCGGTCTGGCCGGCGACCGTCCGGTCGAGTGGCGGCACACCCTGGTCCGCGGGGACCGGTTCTCGGTCACCGCACGCTTCTCGTCCCGGACCGGCTACCGGGTGGACCTGTCCGAGCCGGTGTGA
- a CDS encoding IS110 family transposase — protein MIGCAIEESAAEIRTQRIGARTEQIVEWVRAQPGPVMACYEAGPTGFGLARALRAAGVACEVVAPSKIERPSGDKVKTDRRDAERLARLLRIGEVPGVRVPTEAEEAARDLVRAREDCRSDLMRARHRLSKLLLRQGLVWDNTAWTAAHEVWLRSHHFDRRGVQLAFDEALDAVFTVHARRARLDAAIVEMAASDPVLAGPVGRLSCLRGVSTLTATGLCVEVADWHRFTGATIGSYLGLVPSEFSSGSRRVQGGITKTGNSHARRLLVEAAWHHRRPLRPSRERARRADGQPAVVRDRADAGNRRLHQRWTRLDHRNKRPTVAVVAVARELAGWCWSLATLEETAAARTG, from the coding sequence GTGATCGGTTGCGCGATCGAGGAGAGTGCAGCTGAGATCCGGACGCAGCGGATCGGGGCGCGGACTGAGCAGATCGTGGAGTGGGTGCGTGCGCAGCCCGGTCCGGTGATGGCCTGCTACGAGGCCGGCCCGACCGGATTCGGGCTGGCGCGGGCGCTGCGGGCCGCGGGTGTGGCCTGCGAGGTCGTGGCGCCGTCGAAGATCGAGCGACCGTCCGGGGACAAGGTCAAGACCGACCGGCGCGACGCGGAGCGGCTGGCGCGGTTGCTGCGGATCGGTGAGGTCCCCGGGGTGCGGGTCCCGACCGAGGCCGAAGAAGCCGCCCGGGACCTGGTCCGGGCTCGCGAGGACTGCCGCAGCGACCTGATGCGGGCCCGCCACCGTCTCTCCAAGCTGCTGCTGCGCCAGGGCCTGGTCTGGGACAACACCGCCTGGACCGCCGCGCACGAGGTCTGGCTGCGCAGTCACCACTTCGACCGGCGCGGTGTCCAGCTCGCCTTCGACGAGGCCCTGGATGCGGTGTTCACCGTCCATGCCCGCCGGGCTCGGCTCGACGCTGCGATCGTCGAGATGGCCGCCAGCGACCCGGTGTTGGCCGGGCCGGTCGGGCGGCTGTCGTGTCTGCGGGGCGTCTCGACGCTGACCGCGACCGGGCTGTGCGTCGAGGTCGCCGACTGGCACCGGTTCACCGGCGCCACCATCGGCTCCTACCTCGGGCTGGTGCCCTCGGAGTTCTCCTCCGGGTCGCGGCGGGTCCAGGGCGGGATCACCAAGACCGGTAACTCGCATGCCCGGCGGCTGCTGGTCGAAGCGGCCTGGCACCACCGCCGCCCGCTGCGCCCGAGCCGGGAACGGGCCCGACGCGCCGATGGGCAACCCGCCGTGGTCCGCGACCGCGCCGACGCCGGGAACCGGCGCCTGCACCAGCGCTGGACCCGCTTGGACCACCGCAACAAGCGACCGACCGTGGCTGTCGTCGCGGTCGCCCGCGAGCTCGCCGGCTGGTGCTGGAGCCTGGCCACCCTCGAGGAAACGGCCGCAGCGAGAACCGGCTGA
- the ddaH gene encoding dimethylargininase, with protein MTVELVQPLPVAARPARVPSVLMCRPTHFTVSYRINPWMRPEQHTDTPLAVRQWQDLHAVYRELGFDVRLVDPLPGSPDMVYAANGGTVVDGIAWTARFRYPERAAEAPAYAAWFRTAGLDVHEAAAVNEGEGDLLLVGDTIYAGTGFRTDPAAHAEAAAVLGRDVVSLRLVDPRYYHLDTAFAVLDPAGGPGSVAYLPAAFDAASREVLRDRFPDAVTVGDDDAAVLGLNCFSDGRTVVHAPQAARFAAALAERGYGTVGVDTSELRRGGGGIKCCTLELREAP; from the coding sequence ATGACCGTCGAGCTCGTCCAACCGCTCCCCGTGGCCGCTCGCCCGGCCCGGGTGCCGTCGGTGCTCATGTGCCGTCCGACCCACTTCACCGTGAGCTACCGGATCAACCCGTGGATGCGCCCCGAGCAGCACACCGACACCCCGCTGGCGGTGCGCCAGTGGCAGGACCTGCACGCGGTCTACCGCGAGCTGGGCTTCGACGTCCGGCTGGTCGACCCGCTGCCCGGCTCGCCGGACATGGTCTACGCCGCGAACGGCGGCACGGTCGTCGACGGGATCGCCTGGACCGCCCGCTTCCGGTACCCGGAGCGCGCCGCCGAGGCGCCCGCGTACGCGGCCTGGTTCCGCACGGCCGGCCTGGACGTGCACGAGGCCGCGGCCGTCAACGAGGGCGAGGGTGACCTGCTGCTGGTCGGGGACACGATCTACGCCGGGACCGGGTTCCGGACCGACCCGGCAGCGCACGCCGAGGCGGCCGCGGTGCTGGGCCGCGACGTGGTGTCGCTGCGCCTGGTCGATCCGCGCTACTACCACCTCGACACGGCGTTCGCCGTCCTCGACCCGGCGGGCGGGCCCGGCTCCGTCGCCTACCTCCCCGCGGCGTTCGACGCCGCGTCGCGGGAGGTGCTGCGCGACCGGTTCCCGGACGCGGTCACCGTCGGCGACGACGACGCGGCCGTGCTGGGCCTGAACTGCTTCTCCGACGGCCGGACCGTCGTCCACGCGCCGCAGGCGGCCCGCTTCGCGGCCGCACTGGCCGAGCGCGGGTACGGCACCGTCGGCGTCGACACCTCCGAGCTCCGCCGCGGTGGCGGCGGGATCAAGTGCTGCACCCTCGAACTGCGGGAGGCCCCGTGA
- a CDS encoding sugar phosphate isomerase/epimerase family protein yields MKPSPPVPVALSTASVYPEGVAAGFEIAAELGYDGVELMIWTDPVSQDPAAVQRLVQRHRMPVLAVHAPCLAVTQRVWGADPVHRLRRTAEVSARLGARTVVLHPPFRWQRRYAGVFAAEVVRAHEQHGLGLPVENMFPVRRGSISTVPYALGHDPTETGFGAYTLDLSHTAAARTDALALLARMGDRLTHLHLADGTGAPRDEHLVPGRGTQPCAEVCQALSGGAFARAGGTVVLEVSTRRCRTREERTGLLAESLLFARLHLEPNVPRTPVAGLTR; encoded by the coding sequence GTGAAGCCGTCCCCGCCCGTGCCGGTCGCGCTGTCCACCGCCTCGGTGTACCCGGAGGGGGTCGCCGCGGGATTCGAGATCGCCGCCGAACTGGGGTACGACGGCGTCGAGCTGATGATCTGGACCGACCCGGTGAGCCAGGACCCGGCAGCGGTGCAGCGGCTCGTGCAGCGGCACCGGATGCCGGTGCTCGCCGTGCACGCCCCCTGCCTCGCCGTCACCCAGCGGGTGTGGGGTGCCGACCCGGTGCACCGGCTGCGGCGCACCGCCGAGGTGTCCGCCCGCCTGGGGGCCAGGACCGTCGTGCTGCACCCGCCGTTCCGCTGGCAGCGCCGCTACGCCGGGGTGTTCGCCGCGGAGGTCGTCCGGGCGCACGAGCAGCACGGCCTCGGCCTGCCGGTGGAGAACATGTTCCCGGTGCGGAGGGGCTCGATCAGCACCGTCCCCTACGCGCTCGGCCACGACCCGACCGAGACCGGCTTCGGCGCCTACACCCTGGACCTCTCGCACACCGCGGCCGCGCGGACCGACGCGCTCGCGCTGCTGGCCCGGATGGGCGACCGGCTCACCCACCTGCACCTGGCCGACGGCACCGGTGCCCCGCGCGACGAGCATCTCGTGCCGGGCCGGGGCACGCAGCCGTGCGCCGAGGTCTGCCAGGCGCTCTCCGGCGGCGCGTTCGCGCGGGCCGGTGGGACCGTCGTCCTGGAGGTCTCCACCCGGCGCTGCCGCACCCGCGAGGAACGCACCGGGCTGCTCGCCGAGTCGCTGCTGTTCGCACGGCTGCACCTGGAGCCGAACGTGCCGAGGACGCCGGTGGCCGGGCTCACCCGCTGA
- a CDS encoding carboxymuconolactone decarboxylase family protein — protein sequence MTARIDYLTEPTAVPFVEHVMGLGAALKRSSLPPVTQELVALRVSQINGCAPCLGMHTAAAAAAGETPVRLALLAAWREATVFTPAERAALEIAEQGTRIADGATGVSDDAWADAAAHHDDAQLTALVTLVSFLNAVNRLNVLTARPADGDLPARFRPAAHA from the coding sequence ATGACCGCCCGAATCGACTACCTCACCGAGCCGACCGCCGTCCCGTTCGTCGAGCACGTCATGGGACTCGGTGCGGCCCTGAAGCGCTCGTCGCTGCCGCCGGTGACGCAGGAGCTGGTGGCGCTGCGCGTCAGCCAGATCAACGGCTGCGCGCCGTGCCTCGGCATGCACACCGCGGCGGCGGCCGCGGCCGGGGAGACACCGGTGCGGCTCGCCCTGCTGGCGGCCTGGCGCGAGGCCACGGTCTTCACCCCGGCCGAGCGGGCCGCCCTGGAGATCGCCGAACAGGGCACCCGGATCGCCGACGGCGCGACGGGCGTCTCCGACGACGCCTGGGCGGACGCGGCCGCGCACCACGACGACGCGCAGCTCACCGCACTGGTCACCCTGGTCTCGTTCCTGAACGCGGTGAACCGGCTGAACGTCCTCACCGCCCGGCCGGCGGACGGTGACCTGCCGGCCCGGTTCCGGCCGGCGGCGCACGCATGA
- a CDS encoding sensor histidine kinase — translation MTTLAWLIAVVALGLGLLAGVALARRPSPAHPDRPGTADRPPADGADAGSPTLGELLHRTFHHSSSGLAVVGAGGDVLLHNPRAAALGAVTDDRLDPRAWAACQRVGPGEEQLEVDLSPLDRTPRGPVAVQARIRPLGAGFTLVEAVDTSEVARLEATRRDFVANVSHELKTPVGAVALLAEALLDSLDGMAPAAGSEADAAEVRRFGEKLLREATRMGNLVSELIALSRLTGAERLPELAAVGVDDVVAEALSRSRNSAESGAVEIAADGPSGLVVDGDRTLLVTALTNLVENAIAYSPADSSVSVSRRAAGGSVEIAVTDRGIGIAPEHQQRVFERFFRVDPARSRATGGTGLGLAIVKHVCANHGGEVRLWSRPGTGSTFTMRLPARLGVGGPTERRAVPEQAPPVTARTGG, via the coding sequence GTGACCACGCTCGCGTGGCTGATCGCCGTCGTCGCGCTCGGCCTGGGCCTGCTGGCCGGGGTCGCGCTGGCGCGACGACCGTCGCCCGCCCACCCCGATCGTCCCGGCACCGCCGACCGTCCCCCGGCCGACGGCGCCGACGCCGGCTCGCCCACCCTCGGCGAGCTGCTGCACCGCACGTTCCACCACTCGTCGTCCGGGCTCGCGGTGGTCGGGGCCGGTGGGGACGTGCTGCTGCACAACCCGCGGGCCGCCGCGCTCGGCGCCGTCACCGACGACCGGCTCGACCCCCGCGCCTGGGCCGCCTGCCAGCGCGTGGGCCCCGGCGAGGAGCAGCTCGAGGTCGATCTCTCACCGCTGGACCGGACCCCGCGCGGCCCGGTCGCGGTGCAGGCCAGGATCCGGCCGCTCGGCGCCGGGTTCACCCTGGTCGAGGCCGTCGACACCTCCGAGGTCGCCCGGCTGGAGGCCACCCGGCGGGACTTCGTCGCGAACGTCAGCCACGAGCTGAAGACGCCGGTCGGCGCGGTCGCGCTGCTGGCCGAGGCGCTGCTCGACTCGCTGGACGGCATGGCGCCGGCGGCCGGGTCCGAGGCCGACGCGGCGGAGGTCCGGCGGTTCGGCGAGAAGCTGCTGCGCGAGGCGACCCGGATGGGCAACCTGGTCTCGGAGCTGATCGCGCTGTCCCGGCTGACCGGCGCCGAGCGGCTCCCCGAGCTGGCCGCGGTCGGGGTCGACGACGTCGTGGCCGAGGCGCTGTCGCGCAGCCGCAACTCGGCCGAGTCGGGCGCCGTCGAGATCGCCGCCGACGGGCCGTCCGGCCTGGTCGTCGACGGTGACCGGACGCTGCTCGTGACGGCGCTGACGAACCTGGTCGAGAACGCGATCGCGTACTCGCCCGCGGACTCGTCGGTGTCGGTGAGCCGCCGGGCCGCCGGGGGCTCGGTCGAGATCGCCGTCACCGACCGCGGGATCGGCATCGCCCCCGAGCACCAGCAGCGGGTGTTCGAGCGGTTCTTCCGGGTCGATCCCGCGCGGTCGCGGGCCACCGGCGGGACCGGGCTGGGCCTGGCGATCGTCAAGCACGTCTGCGCGAACCACGGTGGCGAGGTGCGGCTGTGGAGCCGCCCGGGCACCGGATCGACCTTCACGATGCGGCTCCCCGCCCGGCTGGGCGTCGGGGGTCCGACCGAGCGGCGGGCGGTGCCGGAGCAGGCGCCGCCGGTGACCGCGAGAACCGGAGGATGA
- a CDS encoding transcriptional regulator, giving the protein MPEPADTRLVPLLLDPTRLRIAATLVAAGKVEFGFIRDRVGLSDSALSKQLKALAAAGLLTSDREPTGAARRTWIRLTEQGREQVGAHVVALREIAAGAPADEG; this is encoded by the coding sequence GTGCCTGAGCCCGCCGACACCCGGCTGGTCCCGCTGCTGCTGGACCCGACCCGGCTGCGGATCGCCGCCACGCTCGTCGCGGCCGGTAAGGTCGAGTTCGGGTTCATCCGGGACCGGGTCGGGCTCAGCGACTCGGCACTGTCCAAGCAGCTCAAGGCGCTGGCGGCGGCCGGGCTGCTGACCTCGGACCGGGAGCCGACCGGCGCGGCGCGGCGGACCTGGATCCGGCTGACCGAACAGGGGCGCGAGCAGGTCGGCGCGCACGTCGTCGCGCTGCGGGAGATCGCCGCCGGCGCCCCGGCGGACGAGGGCTGA
- a CDS encoding VOC family protein, with protein sequence MPVQRLNHAVLYVRDVARSVAFYADTLGFRVVTEIPGGRGAFLQAAGSSNDHDLALFAVGEQAGPSLAGRGTVGLYHLAWEVDTLAELARIADRLRAAGALAGASDHGSTKALYAHDPDGLEFEVCWLVPAALLDGTGMTTAALDLDAEIARYGADTRGGLGVSVPA encoded by the coding sequence ATGCCCGTCCAGCGCCTCAACCACGCCGTCCTCTACGTCCGCGACGTCGCGCGCAGCGTCGCGTTCTACGCCGACACGCTCGGCTTCCGGGTGGTCACCGAGATCCCCGGTGGCCGAGGCGCCTTCCTGCAGGCGGCGGGCTCGTCCAACGACCACGACCTCGCGCTGTTCGCCGTCGGGGAGCAGGCCGGGCCGTCCCTCGCCGGGCGCGGCACGGTCGGGCTCTACCACCTGGCCTGGGAGGTCGACACCCTCGCCGAGCTGGCCCGGATCGCCGACCGGCTGCGGGCCGCCGGGGCGCTGGCCGGTGCGTCGGACCACGGGAGCACCAAGGCCCTCTACGCCCACGACCCGGACGGGCTGGAGTTCGAGGTCTGCTGGCTGGTCCCGGCCGCCCTGCTCGACGGGACCGGCATGACGACCGCCGCGCTGGACCTGGACGCCGAGATCGCCCGCTACGGCGCGGACACCCGCGGCGGGCTGGGCGTGTCGGTCCCCGCCTGA
- a CDS encoding Lrp/AsnC family transcriptional regulator has product MDGIDATDRKLLDLLRVDGRAGWAELAERVGLSASAVRRRVDRLTTRGVITGFTVQVDPEVEDGPGVEAYVELFCRGTVAPAELQRMLSAVPEVVTAGTVTGEADALVLLRSRDVRSLEDALERLRMAANVDHTRSAVVLTRLVTR; this is encoded by the coding sequence GTGGACGGGATCGACGCGACCGACCGGAAGCTGCTGGACCTGCTGCGGGTCGACGGCCGGGCCGGCTGGGCCGAGCTGGCGGAGCGGGTGGGGCTGTCCGCGTCCGCGGTGCGCCGCCGGGTGGACCGGCTCACCACCCGCGGGGTGATCACCGGGTTCACCGTGCAGGTGGACCCGGAGGTCGAGGACGGCCCCGGGGTCGAGGCCTACGTCGAGCTGTTCTGCCGCGGCACGGTCGCCCCGGCCGAGCTGCAGCGGATGCTGTCGGCGGTCCCGGAGGTGGTCACCGCGGGCACCGTCACCGGCGAGGCCGACGCGCTGGTCCTGCTGCGCTCACGGGACGTCCGTTCGCTGGAGGACGCCCTGGAACGGCTCCGGATGGCGGCGAACGTCGACCACACGCGCTCGGCCGTCGTCCTCACCCGGCTCGTCACCCGTTGA
- a CDS encoding response regulator transcription factor, with protein sequence MTRVLIVEDEESFADPLAFMLRKEGFTTAVAANGNDALSEFDRNGADIVLLDLMLPGMSGTDVCKALRSRSAVPVIMVTARDSEIDKVVGLELGADDYVTKPYSARELIARVRAVLRRGGEPAGETEGGAGVLEAGPVRMDVERHVVSVNGDDVALPLKEFDLLEYLLRNVGRVLTRAQLIDRVWGADYVGDTKTLDVHVKRLRSKVEGDPSTPRHLVTVRGLGYKFDV encoded by the coding sequence ATGACCAGGGTGCTGATCGTGGAGGACGAGGAGTCCTTCGCCGACCCGCTCGCGTTCATGCTGCGCAAGGAGGGCTTCACGACGGCCGTCGCCGCGAACGGCAACGACGCGCTGTCGGAGTTCGACCGCAACGGTGCCGACATCGTGCTGCTCGACCTCATGCTCCCCGGCATGAGCGGCACCGACGTCTGCAAGGCGCTGCGCTCCCGCTCGGCCGTCCCGGTGATCATGGTGACGGCCCGGGACAGCGAGATCGACAAGGTGGTCGGGCTGGAGCTCGGTGCCGACGACTACGTCACCAAGCCGTACTCGGCCCGGGAGCTGATCGCCCGGGTCCGCGCCGTGCTGCGCCGCGGCGGCGAGCCGGCCGGCGAGACCGAGGGCGGGGCCGGGGTGCTGGAGGCCGGTCCGGTCCGGATGGACGTCGAGCGGCACGTCGTGTCGGTGAACGGTGACGACGTCGCCCTCCCGCTCAAGGAGTTCGACCTGCTGGAGTACCTGCTCCGCAACGTCGGCCGGGTGCTCACCAGGGCCCAGCTCATCGACCGGGTGTGGGGCGCGGACTACGTGGGGGACACCAAGACCCTCGACGTCCACGTCAAGCGGCTGCGGTCCAAGGTGGAGGGCGACCCGTCCACCCCGCGGCACCTCGTCACGGTGCGTGGTCTCGGGTACAAGTTCGACGTGTGA
- a CDS encoding thioesterase family protein produces MSDTTVGTGRPFADAHVLTDLGDGRFRVALDDRWAIGSKAFGGLLMVLMAKAGLARLTADGAPALDPLAVSADFLRAPDLAPVELEAVPLKVGRTISSVAVRLLQDDRLMLHATVTAGVLPEGEPVWETDAGLGPEPDPDAADPSAQPGVSGLPTVCDLRYPATALPFLRGETGPPRMSGWVRPRGEEPDVLFALLSGDILPPTVFNLDGRVGWAPTVQLTALLRGRPAPGWLRVDSRSRTVSGTQFDEDVTVVDSRGRTVCQARQLALAPLQR; encoded by the coding sequence ATGAGCGACACGACGGTCGGAACCGGACGCCCCTTCGCGGACGCACACGTCCTGACCGACCTTGGCGACGGCCGGTTCCGGGTGGCCCTCGACGACCGGTGGGCGATCGGGTCGAAGGCGTTCGGCGGCCTGCTGATGGTGCTCATGGCGAAGGCGGGCCTGGCCCGGCTGACGGCCGACGGCGCCCCGGCCCTCGATCCACTGGCCGTCTCGGCGGACTTCCTGCGCGCGCCGGACCTGGCGCCGGTCGAGCTGGAGGCGGTCCCGCTCAAGGTCGGGCGCACGATCTCCTCGGTCGCGGTCCGGCTGCTCCAGGACGACCGCCTGATGCTGCACGCGACGGTCACCGCGGGCGTCCTGCCCGAGGGCGAACCGGTCTGGGAGACCGACGCCGGGCTCGGCCCGGAGCCGGACCCGGACGCGGCCGACCCGTCCGCCCAGCCCGGGGTGAGCGGCCTGCCGACGGTCTGTGACCTCCGCTACCCGGCCACCGCGCTGCCGTTCCTGCGCGGCGAGACCGGCCCGCCGCGGATGAGCGGCTGGGTGCGTCCGCGCGGCGAGGAGCCGGACGTGCTGTTCGCCCTGCTGTCCGGCGACATCCTGCCGCCGACCGTGTTCAACCTCGACGGCCGCGTGGGATGGGCCCCGACGGTGCAGCTCACGGCCCTGCTGCGGGGCCGCCCGGCCCCGGGCTGGCTGCGGGTCGACTCCCGCTCGCGGACGGTCTCGGGCACCCAGTTCGACGAGGACGTGACCGTCGTCGACTCCCGCGGGCGCACGGTGTGCCAGGCCCGCCAGCTCGCCCTCGCGCCGTTGCAGCGGTAG
- the rocD gene encoding ornithine--oxo-acid transaminase: MTATFPGRTGLSGRTGDAIALADRFGTANYAPLPVVLSEGTGAWVTDVDGRRYLDALAGYSALNFGHRHPVLVEAAHRQLESLTLTARAFHNDRLPGFQQQLAELTGTEAVLPMNTGAEAVESAIKVARAWGYRVRGVRPGAARIVVAGGNFHGRTTTVVSFSDDPDARTDFGPFTPGFDRVPYGDAAALAAALTEDTVAVLLEPVQGEAGVIVPPEGYLAEVRRLTAERDVLLVCDEIQSGLGRAGATLCSDLSGVRADLYTLGKALGGGVLPVSAVVGRRDVLGVLRPGEHGSTFGGNPLAAAVGSAVCGLLGTGELQAAARDLGRRAGERLAGLPGLTAVRGAGLWFGVDVDPAVGTGREVCVELARRGVLAKETHGSTVRLSPPLVVTREEVDLLVDTLGATLEHLAP, encoded by the coding sequence GTGACCGCCACCTTCCCCGGACGCACCGGGCTCTCCGGACGCACCGGCGACGCGATCGCGCTCGCCGACCGGTTCGGCACCGCCAACTACGCACCGCTGCCGGTGGTGCTGAGCGAGGGCACGGGGGCGTGGGTCACCGACGTCGACGGCCGCCGCTACCTCGACGCCCTCGCCGGCTACTCCGCGTTGAACTTCGGCCACCGCCACCCGGTGCTGGTCGAGGCCGCGCACCGGCAGCTGGAGTCGCTCACGCTGACCGCGCGGGCCTTCCACAACGACCGGCTGCCCGGGTTCCAGCAGCAGCTCGCCGAGCTGACCGGCACCGAGGCGGTGCTCCCGATGAACACCGGCGCCGAGGCCGTGGAGTCCGCGATCAAGGTCGCGCGGGCCTGGGGCTACCGGGTCCGCGGCGTGCGGCCCGGGGCGGCCCGGATCGTCGTCGCCGGGGGGAACTTCCACGGCCGGACGACGACGGTCGTCTCCTTCTCCGACGACCCGGACGCCCGTACCGACTTCGGGCCGTTCACCCCCGGCTTCGACCGGGTGCCCTACGGCGACGCCGCCGCGCTGGCCGCCGCGCTCACCGAGGACACGGTCGCCGTGCTCCTCGAACCGGTGCAGGGCGAGGCCGGGGTGATCGTCCCGCCGGAGGGGTACCTGGCCGAGGTGCGCAGGCTCACCGCGGAGCGCGACGTGCTGCTGGTCTGCGACGAGATCCAGTCCGGGCTCGGCCGGGCCGGGGCCACGCTGTGCAGCGACCTGTCCGGTGTCCGGGCCGACCTCTACACCCTCGGCAAGGCACTCGGCGGCGGCGTGCTGCCGGTGAGCGCCGTGGTCGGGCGGCGGGACGTGCTCGGCGTGCTGCGGCCCGGGGAACACGGTTCGACGTTCGGCGGGAACCCGCTCGCCGCCGCCGTCGGGTCCGCGGTGTGCGGGCTGCTCGGCACCGGGGAGCTGCAGGCCGCGGCCCGCGACCTCGGGCGCCGCGCCGGTGAGCGGCTGGCCGGGCTGCCGGGGCTGACCGCCGTCCGGGGGGCCGGGCTGTGGTTCGGCGTCGACGTCGACCCGGCGGTCGGGACCGGCCGGGAGGTGTGCGTGGAACTGGCCCGGCGCGGGGTCCTGGCGAAGGAGACGCACGGCAGCACGGTCCGCCTGTCCCCGCCGCTGGTCGTCACCCGCGAGGAGGTCGACCTGCTCGTGGACACCCTGGGCGCCACCCTCGAGCACCTGGCCCCCTGA
- a CDS encoding phosphoglyceromutase: MPTLVLLRHGQSDWNAKNLFTGWVDVPLSEQGEQEARRGGELLAASGIAPDVVHTSLLRRAISTANIALDAADRHWIPVKRDWRLNERHYGALQGKDKKQTLEAYGEEQFMLWRRSYDTPPPHIEKGSEFSQDADPRYAGIDAPLTECLADVVARFLPYWEEAVIPDLRAGATVLLAAHGNSLRALVKYLDGISDADIAGLNIPTGIPLVYDLDDALAPTTPGGRYLDPAAAEAAIAGVANQGR, translated from the coding sequence ATGCCGACCCTCGTGTTGCTGCGCCACGGTCAGAGCGACTGGAACGCCAAGAACCTCTTCACCGGCTGGGTGGACGTCCCGCTGTCCGAGCAGGGCGAGCAGGAGGCCCGCCGCGGTGGCGAGCTGCTCGCGGCGTCGGGGATCGCCCCGGACGTCGTCCACACCTCGCTGCTGCGCCGGGCGATCTCCACCGCCAACATCGCGCTGGACGCCGCCGACCGGCACTGGATCCCGGTGAAGCGGGACTGGCGGCTCAACGAGCGTCACTACGGCGCGCTGCAGGGCAAGGACAAGAAGCAGACCCTGGAGGCCTACGGCGAGGAGCAGTTCATGCTCTGGCGCCGCTCCTACGACACCCCGCCGCCGCACATCGAGAAGGGGTCGGAGTTCTCCCAGGACGCCGACCCGCGCTACGCCGGGATCGACGCCCCGCTGACCGAGTGCCTGGCCGACGTCGTCGCCCGGTTCCTCCCGTACTGGGAGGAGGCCGTGATCCCGGACCTGCGGGCCGGCGCGACGGTGCTGCTCGCCGCGCACGGCAACTCGCTGCGCGCGCTGGTCAAGTACCTGGACGGGATCTCCGACGCCGACATCGCCGGCCTGAACATCCCCACCGGTATCCCGCTGGTCTACGACCTCGACGACGCGCTGGCGCCGACGACACCGGGCGGGCGCTACCTCGACCCGGCCGCGGCCGAGGCGGCGATCGCCGGAGTGGCGAACCAGGGTCGCTGA